The following proteins come from a genomic window of Paenibacillus swuensis:
- a CDS encoding LiaF transmembrane domain-containing protein has product MRMNGKNGFALLLIALGAMIVLGKLGILGGLFGLIIPVIMAGLGYMGIRNGKGFIGWTLLIIGGCILLGKLSGLIWILFAAGFIAYGVSMLKRSSSV; this is encoded by the coding sequence ATGAGAATGAATGGAAAGAATGGTTTCGCGCTTCTGTTGATCGCATTAGGTGCAATGATCGTACTCGGTAAGTTAGGGATTCTTGGCGGATTGTTTGGTCTCATCATCCCGGTTATCATGGCAGGCCTCGGATATATGGGCATTCGCAACGGAAAAGGTTTTATCGGCTGGACCTTGCTGATTATCGGCGGATGCATCCTTCTGGGGAAGTTGTCCGGATTAATCTGGATCTTGTTCGCGGCAGGCTTTATCGCTTACGGCGTATCTATGCTAAAGAGAAGTTCAAGTGTGTAA